In Astatotilapia calliptera unplaced genomic scaffold, fAstCal1.2 U_scaffold_1, whole genome shotgun sequence, one DNA window encodes the following:
- the LOC113017296 gene encoding cell surface A33 antigen-like, protein MGPGNSCRIDAVLFTGLIVLVSADQETITAKSGQDVTLPCRAPNNNGDIVEWSRTGPRDTFVFVLKNKKPNGDVQDPSFKNRVALQDKDMKDGNVSVILYNVTAADNGTYECRIIEAGTASYALISSITLSVVPPGE, encoded by the exons ATGGGTCCTGGGAACTCCTGCAGGATCGATGCGGTGCTCTTTACCGGCTTGATCGTGTTGGTATCTGCAG ACCAGGAAACCATCACAGCTAAATCTGGACAGGATGTCACTCTGccatgtcgagctccaaacaacaacGGTGACATTGTAGAGTGGAGCAGAACAGGCCCGAGAGATacgtttgtctttgtgttgaaAAACAAGAAGCCCAACGGAGATGTTCAGGACCCATCCTTTAAGAACCGTGTGGCTCTGCAGGACAAAGATATGAAGGATGGAAATGTGTCTGTGATTCTGTACAATGTGACGGCTGCTGATAATGGAACATATGAGTGTCGCATCATTGAGGCAGGAACAGCCTCATATGCCCTCATCAGCAGCATCACCCTGAGTGttgttcctccaggtgagtga
- the LOC113017250 gene encoding uncharacterized protein LOC113017250 translates to MRLGVCRVVFSFFALLVMSFDMDDFAQRPSIEKLERCTKADLLVVANLFRVDVPLNAKKAEIKHCLVERLVDRGVFGGQKTSPSGSGSLETAVGAEAAGAVPKPSKGRMPSGAEAPVAIQSPVFDPAGQVGAGLVTEDLRLALRLKEVELAAKAKEVELMHLRIRAMELDRSRASDAAPVPRVMSCSLLSSENRRCQLIRMNITKEKRG, encoded by the exons ATGCGGTTGGGTGTCTGCAgagttgtgttttcctttttcgcTTTGCTCGTGATGTCGTTTGACATGGATGATTTTGCGCAACGTCCCTCCATTGAAAAGTTGGAGCGGTGCACAAAAGCAGATTTGTTGGTAGTGGCTAACTTATTCAGGGTGGATGTTCCGTTGAATGCTAAGAAGGCGGAAATTAAACACTGTTTGGTGGAGAGACTGGTGGACAGGGGAGTGTTTGGGGGGCAGAAAACCTCGCCGAGTGGGTCTGGGAGTTTGGAGACGGCAGTGGGGGCGGAAGCTGCTGGGGCCGTCCCGAAGCCTTCCAAGGGGCGGATGCCGTCGGGGGCGGAAGCTCCTGTCGCCATTCAGTCTCCTGTATTTGACCCGGCTGGCCAGGTTGGGGCGGGTTTGGTGACGGAGGATCTCAGGCTTGCCCTTCGCTTGAAGGAGGTGGAGTTGGCGGCTAAGGCTAAGGAAGTCGAGCTCATGCATCTCCGCATTCGAGCTATGGAGCTTGATCGTTCTCGAGCGAGTGACGCTGCTCCCGTTCCT AGAGTGATGAGCTGCAGTCTGCTCAGCAGTGAGAACAGAAGATGTCAGCTGATACGGATGAATATCACCAAAGAGAAGAGAGGCTGA